From the Hyphomicrobium sp. ghe19 genome, one window contains:
- the arsC gene encoding arsenate reductase (glutaredoxin) (This arsenate reductase requires both glutathione and glutaredoxin to convert arsenate to arsenite, after which the efflux transporter formed by ArsA and ArsB can extrude the arsenite from the cell, providing resistance.) yields MSITIYHNPSCGTSRNTLAIIRQSGAEPRVIEYLKTPPSRDELRALIRAMGISARDLLRRKGTPYEQLGLHDPKWTDDQLIGIMLEHPILINRPIVVTPLGTRLCRPSETVLDILPNADIGAFTKEDGEIIPAREKK; encoded by the coding sequence CTGTCCATCACGATCTATCACAACCCCAGTTGTGGAACGTCGCGCAACACGCTTGCGATCATTCGCCAAAGCGGCGCGGAACCGCGCGTCATTGAGTATCTGAAAACGCCGCCCAGCCGTGATGAACTCCGAGCGCTCATCCGCGCGATGGGCATCTCGGCCCGTGATCTGCTTCGCCGGAAGGGTACCCCATACGAGCAGCTTGGCCTCCACGATCCGAAATGGACCGACGATCAGCTGATCGGCATCATGCTGGAGCACCCGATCCTCATCAATCGCCCGATCGTCGTAACGCCGCTCGGCACCCGCCTTTGCCGGCCATCCGAAACAGTGCTCGACATCCTTCCCAACGCTGACATCGGCGCATTCACAAAGGAAGACGGCGAAATCATCCCAGCGCGCGAAAAGAAATAA
- a CDS encoding DUF930 domain-containing protein: protein MQRWLFLILIGLISPASAASIDQSLLKLDPEERAHQACILKGIDDIKRSKKLRHVDRVKTSILSRAKFDGTTVVANGGAVRANNHWYQLKFTCAVTNEQMKATSFTYEVGPEIPESEWEDLGLWK, encoded by the coding sequence ATGCAGCGCTGGCTTTTTCTGATTTTGATTGGACTGATCTCTCCCGCAAGCGCCGCGTCGATTGACCAATCCCTGCTCAAGCTCGATCCGGAGGAGCGCGCGCATCAGGCCTGCATCCTGAAGGGCATCGACGATATCAAGCGCTCGAAGAAGTTGCGGCACGTCGATCGCGTGAAAACGAGCATCCTCTCGCGTGCAAAATTCGACGGCACGACGGTCGTCGCGAACGGCGGCGCCGTCCGCGCCAACAATCATTGGTATCAGCTGAAGTTCACGTGCGCCGTCACGAATGAGCAAATGAAGGCGACGTCGTTCACCTATGAAGTCGGTCCCGAAATTCCCGAAAGCGAATGGGAAGACCTCGGCCTTTGGAAGTGA
- a CDS encoding TIGR02300 family protein produces MSTSAAQMHAARGTKHTCSNDECGERFYDLNRSPTDCPYCGVTFEPMAASARHTFEMEVGKRTRGKVYKLTQAAPEAEEAEAGVETDIDVEETEDDSADAANILIEDDDTEPTTDDVIDPALTSDET; encoded by the coding sequence ATGTCCACCAGCGCAGCTCAGATGCATGCGGCACGCGGCACAAAACACACGTGCAGCAACGACGAATGCGGCGAACGCTTTTATGATCTCAACCGCTCGCCAACGGATTGCCCCTATTGCGGCGTCACTTTCGAGCCGATGGCCGCCAGCGCCCGCCACACCTTCGAAATGGAAGTCGGCAAGCGCACCCGCGGCAAGGTCTATAAGCTGACCCAAGCCGCTCCGGAGGCTGAGGAAGCAGAAGCTGGCGTCGAAACCGACATCGACGTCGAGGAAACCGAGGATGACAGTGCCGACGCGGCGAACATCCTCATCGAAGACGACGACACCGAGCCGACGACCGACGACGTCATCGACCCGGCCCTCACCAGCGACGAAACCTAA
- a CDS encoding DUF4118 domain-containing protein, with amino-acid sequence MPVAVRYVATVVLVALTVWLQMTFGEEAGDRYPFLAFIPVIFVCGALLDRGNGFFATALSALAVSYYFLYPRHSFAVVNPSDQAAVALFVVIGFAISSVVEALHAGLVSLAIQHETASEAVRERNLLLNELSHRTRNDFANVVTLLNLQARTASEEAKEALVSAAERVQTIARVHRRLELRDDHVVVDTKSYIGELCADLRLSRLAMRPIAIECNAESHSVSLEKAVPLGLIINESVTNATKHAFPGQRDGSIVVDFRRAGEVYKLVVADNGAGQGDGPESEKSGIGNRLMGMLAAQLGSKIEVEPRSPGTAIVVTIPVKTVK; translated from the coding sequence ATGCCGGTTGCAGTTCGCTATGTAGCGACCGTGGTACTCGTCGCCTTGACCGTCTGGTTGCAGATGACGTTCGGCGAAGAGGCGGGCGATCGCTATCCGTTCCTGGCGTTCATCCCTGTGATTTTTGTCTGCGGCGCGTTGCTTGATCGGGGCAATGGCTTTTTCGCGACGGCGCTCAGCGCTCTGGCGGTTTCGTATTATTTTTTATACCCGCGCCATTCGTTTGCCGTCGTCAACCCTTCAGACCAGGCGGCTGTGGCATTGTTCGTCGTTATTGGATTTGCCATCTCGTCAGTCGTCGAGGCTTTGCATGCCGGTCTGGTGTCACTGGCGATCCAGCATGAAACGGCGAGCGAGGCGGTGCGGGAACGCAATCTGCTGCTCAACGAGCTTTCTCACCGTACGCGGAATGATTTCGCAAACGTCGTGACGCTGCTGAACTTGCAAGCGCGGACGGCGAGCGAAGAAGCGAAGGAGGCGCTGGTGTCCGCGGCCGAGCGCGTACAGACGATTGCTCGGGTGCATCGCCGTTTGGAGCTTCGCGACGATCACGTGGTGGTCGATACGAAATCCTACATCGGCGAATTGTGCGCTGACCTCAGGCTGTCGCGACTCGCGATGCGCCCCATTGCAATCGAGTGCAACGCTGAGAGCCACTCGGTCAGTTTGGAAAAGGCAGTTCCGCTCGGGCTGATTATCAACGAATCCGTCACCAATGCCACCAAGCACGCTTTTCCCGGCCAACGGGACGGCAGCATCGTCGTGGATTTTCGGCGGGCGGGAGAGGTCTATAAGCTCGTTGTCGCAGACAATGGTGCGGGGCAGGGCGACGGGCCGGAATCGGAAAAGTCAGGCATCGGTAACCGTCTTATGGGGATGCTCGCAGCGCAGCTCGGCAGTAAGATCGAAGTCGAACCTCGCTCGCCGGGGACTGCAATCGTCGTCACGATCCCGGTGAAGACCGTGAAATAA
- a CDS encoding usg protein has translation MSCDNGFKAQLAGFSLTTAEILYRLPDHPSLIQSYIWQEYDSAPRFPKLKSFLDFWTAKLEGQLYRVTVAHSRLVHPAELRLIGTEFKLN, from the coding sequence ATGTCTTGCGACAATGGTTTTAAAGCCCAGCTCGCTGGGTTCAGTCTGACGACTGCCGAGATCCTTTATCGTCTTCCGGATCATCCGTCGCTCATCCAAAGCTATATCTGGCAGGAATACGACTCCGCGCCGCGCTTTCCAAAGCTCAAATCCTTTCTCGACTTCTGGACAGCAAAGCTCGAGGGCCAGCTCTACCGCGTGACCGTCGCGCATTCGAGGCTGGTGCACCCAGCAGAACTCAGATTGATCGGGACCGAATTTAAGCTGAACTAG
- a CDS encoding MarC family protein, with protein sequence MTMVEMALKSFLTFFVTIGPIEAAVLFATLTPKMPYDVRRGIAIRATLIASCILAVFTLFGDPILSELGVSLAALQAAGGIILLLIALDMIFARPGGAIKLTPPEGAEAQTKDDIAVFPLATPLIAGPGAMSAGILLTANAHGEPLGVAIVTASLAAVMVITLVLLILANELNHLLGVTAQRVLIRVFGILLAAIAMQSVFNGISASGIIPR encoded by the coding sequence ATGACAATGGTTGAGATGGCGCTCAAAAGCTTCCTGACGTTTTTCGTGACGATCGGACCGATCGAAGCGGCGGTGCTGTTTGCGACGCTGACGCCGAAGATGCCTTACGACGTGCGCCGAGGCATCGCCATTCGTGCGACGCTCATCGCATCGTGCATTCTCGCGGTTTTCACGCTGTTCGGCGATCCGATCCTGAGTGAACTCGGCGTATCGCTCGCGGCGTTGCAGGCTGCGGGTGGAATTATCCTGCTGCTGATCGCCCTGGACATGATTTTCGCGAGGCCGGGGGGCGCGATCAAGCTCACGCCGCCCGAAGGCGCGGAGGCTCAGACGAAGGATGATATCGCTGTTTTTCCGCTAGCGACACCGTTGATCGCGGGGCCGGGCGCAATGAGCGCTGGCATTTTGCTGACGGCGAACGCGCATGGCGAGCCGCTCGGCGTTGCGATCGTCACGGCGTCGCTCGCAGCGGTAATGGTGATAACGCTCGTGCTGCTCATTCTCGCGAACGAGCTCAATCACCTGCTCGGCGTCACGGCGCAACGCGTGCTTATCCGGGTGTTTGGCATTTTGCTCGCGGCAATTGCCATGCAGTCTGTTTTCAACGGCATCAGCGCGTCAGGCATTATTCCCCGCTGA
- a CDS encoding adhesin gives MFALSSGRRPVEVLRAVLFPLLAGAVAISAAGCATDNEAYYAGSPPPAYVAQAPTVQMEADGLPVQAAPSERIRAMPDDPTQPYSPNYGGANPADRRSAPATVSRPNDTASTSMPTPVAIPADLPPSFRRQLVAAVDAAG, from the coding sequence ATGTTCGCGTTATCCAGCGGCCGACGGCCGGTTGAAGTCCTGCGCGCGGTCCTATTCCCGCTTCTGGCCGGAGCGGTTGCGATTTCAGCGGCGGGATGCGCCACGGACAATGAAGCGTATTACGCAGGGTCGCCGCCTCCGGCCTATGTCGCGCAAGCGCCAACTGTTCAGATGGAAGCGGACGGTCTGCCTGTGCAGGCGGCTCCGTCGGAGCGTATCCGCGCGATGCCGGACGATCCCACTCAGCCCTATAGCCCCAACTACGGCGGCGCCAATCCGGCAGACCGGCGTTCCGCTCCTGCGACCGTGAGTAGACCGAACGACACGGCATCGACGTCGATGCCGACGCCCGTTGCAATTCCCGCCGATCTGCCTCCGTCGTTTCGCAGGCAACTTGTTGCAGCTGTCGACGCCGCCGGGTAG
- a CDS encoding GNAT family N-acetyltransferase — MSESVTIHRLLDAGPTPEIERGIDAIFFESSNTKSFESEPVRAAFRERWLGRYLRHDPQFGYLALRPSGEVAGYLVGAIEDPALAPRFADIELFTTLREQTKKFPAHLHVNIAPDFRNRGIGGQLVDRFVADAKVHGSPGVHVVTGAGSPNISFYNRNGFAEIARAGTSGQLLFLGRAL; from the coding sequence ATGTCCGAATCCGTGACCATCCACCGTTTGCTCGATGCCGGTCCGACGCCTGAAATCGAGCGCGGCATCGACGCCATCTTCTTTGAATCGAGCAATACGAAATCGTTCGAGAGCGAGCCGGTCCGGGCAGCGTTCCGGGAGCGGTGGCTGGGGCGCTATCTGCGGCACGATCCGCAATTCGGGTATCTGGCGCTAAGGCCGTCGGGGGAGGTCGCCGGTTATCTCGTCGGGGCCATCGAGGATCCGGCCCTGGCGCCTCGCTTTGCCGATATCGAGCTGTTCACAACGCTTCGCGAGCAGACGAAGAAATTCCCTGCGCACCTGCATGTGAACATCGCGCCGGATTTTCGAAATCGCGGCATCGGCGGGCAGTTGGTGGATCGCTTCGTCGCTGACGCCAAGGTTCACGGCTCGCCGGGCGTGCACGTCGTCACGGGGGCTGGGTCGCCCAATATCAGCTTCTACAACCGGAACGGGTTCGCCGAGATCGCCCGCGCGGGAACGAGCGGGCAGCTGCTCTTCTTGGGCCGCGCGCTCTGA
- a CDS encoding metallophosphoesterase — protein MKLTDEAAKPRAMTFRFIHSSDWHLAKPFRRFEPGLAGELAAARLGIIGRLAKIARERGARHVLVAGDVFDSELIATLEIRRALAQLAEESDVTWQLLPGNHDPLRLSGVWDQVSRLGLPPNVSVLSSATPHALAGDAVLLPSPVTSKDPGRDVTEWMDAAQTPPGAARIGLAHGSVRGFGSDDDAALRLAPDRAKRAGLAYLALGDWHGAARVAADTWYSGTPEPDQFPDNEPGFALVVTVDGAQLVAVDKVPTAEFTWLKFDRTVQSSADLGAIERDVRSAAPTLGKTLLRLALGGHLSLADRAALDVWREEWSARLRRFEIDDKALTVTSGSTDFESLGLAGSLLDAARHLAQVSSDPANPERDAAATALLRLAGFAAEGRREAGP, from the coding sequence TTGAAGTTGACGGACGAAGCGGCGAAACCTCGCGCCATGACCTTCCGCTTCATCCATTCCTCGGACTGGCACCTCGCAAAGCCGTTTCGCCGTTTTGAGCCGGGGCTCGCGGGCGAACTGGCGGCTGCGCGGCTCGGAATTATCGGACGGCTTGCAAAGATCGCGCGCGAGCGTGGAGCGCGGCATGTTCTCGTTGCGGGTGACGTTTTCGATTCCGAGTTGATTGCGACGCTCGAAATTCGGCGTGCGCTCGCGCAACTCGCCGAGGAAAGCGATGTCACTTGGCAGCTCCTGCCGGGCAATCACGATCCCTTACGCTTGAGCGGCGTGTGGGATCAGGTCTCGCGACTTGGTTTGCCGCCGAACGTTTCGGTGCTTTCCAGTGCAACGCCCCATGCGCTCGCCGGCGATGCGGTGCTGTTGCCGTCGCCGGTAACGTCGAAAGATCCCGGACGCGATGTCACCGAATGGATGGACGCGGCCCAGACGCCGCCGGGTGCCGCGCGCATCGGGCTCGCGCATGGCTCCGTTCGCGGCTTCGGCAGTGACGACGATGCGGCTCTGCGGTTGGCGCCCGATCGTGCGAAAAGGGCCGGGCTTGCGTATCTGGCGCTGGGCGATTGGCATGGCGCGGCGCGCGTTGCCGCGGACACTTGGTATTCGGGGACTCCGGAGCCGGATCAATTTCCCGACAATGAGCCAGGCTTTGCCCTCGTCGTTACGGTCGACGGCGCGCAGCTGGTTGCGGTCGATAAGGTGCCCACAGCGGAGTTCACTTGGCTGAAGTTCGACCGGACCGTTCAATCGTCCGCCGATCTCGGCGCGATCGAGCGTGACGTCCGGAGCGCGGCTCCGACGCTCGGCAAGACCTTGCTTCGGCTTGCTCTTGGCGGTCATCTTTCGCTTGCGGATCGCGCGGCGCTCGATGTGTGGCGGGAAGAATGGTCGGCGCGGCTGCGCCGGTTCGAAATCGACGACAAAGCGCTGACGGTTACGTCCGGCTCGACGGATTTCGAGAGCCTCGGTCTTGCGGGGTCGCTATTGGACGCGGCACGACATCTGGCTCAGGTGAGTTCCGATCCGGCAAATCCGGAGCGAGACGCTGCCGCAACGGCGCTGCTTCGGCTGGCGGGCTTCGCGGCTGAAGGCCGGCGCGAGGCAGGTCCGTGA
- a CDS encoding ATP-binding protein codes for MKILALRVAAFRRFGEPVAIETFSDGVNVLCGPNEMGKSTMFHALEAAFLTRHKVSGGALEAMRPYGGGEPLVEVDFEAQDRRWRIRKQFGRGASALLSDLDSAAIIARNAEAEERLAELTGRSSDLPGSFGLVWVRQKQTLSLPEPDIDSAGKVKDRGERAILRDVIGREIETAAFDAAFEGVRDRTKRALDLLLTPSRAGIKKDGPLYVAQQLRDDAKKERDETRVIAQAAEQRLNDIVEMTRRLGELEAEAQSNASGAGTVALEARRAAAIETRSQRDLAREAMRAREAEHATALGALASRKKLAESLDQKRAGYATALELSRQIATWASEIEADPALPRVIDRLGVLEQERAVAEAELSGHAATVDIAVEEGGRGRIEIGGSPLQESRSFAVVEPLEIRIPGIAAISISTAQAARGAELRAKSEAATREIEDVLRRIGVATAEQARERAGARTKKQADLGAVRARFSDLAPRGVEVLASDIRQIEAEVAAVDQASSSEADVERLKSVAMDARLTFNALSAQAMDDDDFRKLDGAIAAARKTEENRRNEIVRLRDGLAHAKGAQQASDESGRAGELAAREGELERAEAEAQRLRHEAEALRLLERTLAAIEAQAKAAYSAPISRRLSRHLERVFGTSELTFRDDFAVDALRRAAGAENVTALSDGTREQLSILVRLTFAEILAESGRGVPLVVDDPLAYSDDARLAAVCGELAAASSVPQIIVLTCRERAFEILPGRRLTVTNWRPER; via the coding sequence GTGAAGATCCTTGCCCTTCGCGTCGCGGCTTTCAGACGATTTGGCGAGCCGGTTGCCATCGAAACATTCAGCGACGGCGTGAACGTTCTCTGCGGACCCAACGAGATGGGAAAGTCGACGATGTTCCACGCGCTCGAAGCGGCATTTCTCACGCGCCACAAAGTGAGCGGCGGCGCGCTTGAGGCGATGCGGCCGTACGGGGGAGGCGAGCCCCTGGTCGAAGTCGACTTCGAAGCACAGGATCGCCGTTGGCGCATTCGCAAGCAATTCGGACGGGGAGCGAGCGCCCTTTTGAGCGATCTCGATTCCGCGGCGATCATCGCGCGCAACGCCGAGGCCGAAGAGCGCCTTGCTGAGTTGACCGGCAGAAGCAGCGACCTTCCCGGGAGCTTCGGCTTGGTCTGGGTTCGTCAGAAGCAGACGTTATCGCTGCCCGAGCCCGACATTGATTCCGCTGGCAAAGTGAAGGATCGCGGCGAGAGGGCCATTCTCAGGGACGTGATCGGCCGCGAAATCGAAACGGCCGCATTCGACGCGGCTTTCGAGGGTGTGCGCGATCGAACCAAGCGTGCGCTCGATCTGCTGCTGACACCGTCGAGAGCCGGGATCAAGAAGGACGGACCGCTTTACGTCGCGCAGCAGCTTCGCGACGACGCCAAAAAGGAGCGCGACGAGACGCGCGTCATCGCGCAGGCCGCAGAGCAGCGGCTCAACGATATCGTGGAGATGACGAGGCGGCTCGGCGAGCTGGAAGCCGAGGCGCAATCGAACGCATCTGGTGCCGGGACTGTGGCACTAGAGGCGCGGCGTGCGGCGGCCATCGAAACACGGTCTCAGCGGGACCTTGCGCGGGAGGCAATGCGCGCGCGGGAAGCGGAACACGCCACTGCGCTCGGCGCACTGGCGTCGCGCAAGAAATTGGCTGAATCGCTCGATCAGAAGCGCGCCGGCTACGCCACGGCACTCGAACTCAGCCGGCAGATTGCGACGTGGGCATCGGAGATCGAAGCCGATCCGGCGCTTCCGCGCGTGATTGATCGGCTCGGCGTTCTCGAACAGGAACGTGCCGTCGCCGAAGCGGAGCTTTCAGGGCACGCCGCAACGGTCGATATCGCGGTCGAAGAGGGTGGCCGGGGGCGTATCGAAATCGGCGGGTCACCGCTTCAAGAGAGCCGCAGTTTCGCGGTCGTCGAGCCGCTCGAAATTCGCATTCCGGGGATCGCCGCGATTTCGATTTCGACGGCGCAGGCTGCACGCGGCGCGGAGCTTCGCGCGAAGAGCGAAGCGGCGACGCGGGAAATCGAGGACGTGCTGAGGCGCATCGGCGTTGCGACAGCCGAACAAGCGCGCGAACGGGCTGGGGCACGCACGAAGAAGCAGGCGGATCTCGGCGCGGTCCGCGCTCGGTTCTCCGATCTCGCGCCACGCGGGGTGGAAGTGCTCGCGAGCGACATAAGGCAGATCGAGGCGGAGGTGGCGGCTGTAGATCAAGCCTCATCGTCGGAAGCTGACGTCGAACGTCTGAAGTCGGTCGCCATGGACGCTCGTCTCACGTTCAACGCGCTTAGCGCGCAGGCGATGGACGATGACGACTTCCGCAAGCTCGACGGCGCAATCGCTGCGGCCCGAAAGACCGAAGAAAATCGCAGAAACGAGATCGTCCGCCTGCGGGATGGGCTTGCGCACGCAAAGGGCGCGCAGCAGGCGAGCGACGAAAGCGGCCGGGCGGGCGAACTTGCGGCTCGCGAGGGCGAACTCGAGCGCGCCGAAGCCGAGGCGCAGAGACTTCGCCATGAGGCGGAAGCGTTGCGGCTTTTGGAGCGGACGCTCGCCGCTATCGAAGCCCAAGCGAAGGCAGCTTATTCGGCCCCGATCTCACGGCGGCTCAGCCGGCATCTCGAACGGGTGTTCGGGACGTCGGAGCTGACATTCCGCGATGACTTCGCTGTCGACGCCTTACGGCGTGCGGCAGGGGCCGAGAACGTCACCGCGCTTTCCGACGGCACGCGCGAGCAGCTCTCGATCCTGGTGCGCCTGACGTTTGCGGAAATACTCGCCGAAAGCGGGCGGGGCGTGCCTCTCGTGGTCGACGATCCGCTGGCCTATTCGGACGATGCGCGTCTTGCGGCCGTATGCGGGGAGCTTGCAGCCGCCAGCAGCGTTCCGCAGATCATCGTTCTGACGTGTCGCGAGAGAGCTTTCGAAATCCTTCCCGGCCGTCGACTCACAGTTACAAACTGGCGGCCGGAAAGGTGA
- a CDS encoding polymer-forming cytoskeletal protein: MLPNFRRTEAVSQPTASAAEASAAPAFQPRPFLTVPRAATTEGPKSVSVIGTDLTITGNLICKGEVQVDGIVEGDIQGSNVVVGEHATVTGSISGEEVIVRGHVVGSVRGRRVMLQTTSQVEGDIFHQSLSIEQGALFEGKSRRTKEDPRTIAAPKSEPIGFVVPPRLPPELPN, from the coding sequence ATGTTGCCTAATTTTCGCCGTACCGAGGCCGTTTCGCAGCCGACCGCCTCTGCCGCTGAAGCGAGCGCCGCACCGGCCTTCCAGCCGCGCCCCTTTCTGACCGTACCCCGCGCTGCCACGACCGAAGGACCCAAATCCGTTTCGGTGATTGGTACGGACCTGACCATAACCGGCAATCTCATCTGCAAGGGCGAAGTCCAAGTCGACGGCATCGTCGAGGGTGACATCCAAGGCAGCAACGTCGTCGTCGGCGAACACGCGACGGTCACCGGCAGCATCTCCGGTGAAGAAGTTATCGTCCGCGGCCACGTCGTCGGATCGGTACGCGGACGGCGCGTCATGCTGCAGACGACCAGCCAGGTCGAAGGCGATATTTTCCACCAGTCGCTGTCCATCGAGCAGGGCGCTCTCTTCGAAGGCAAGTCGCGCCGCACCAAGGAAGACCCGCGTACGATCGCGGCTCCGAAATCCGAGCCTATCGGCTTCGTCGTGCCGCCAAGGCTGCCGCCCGAACTTCCGAATTAA
- a CDS encoding peroxiredoxin codes for MIEDGKKAPDFSLPDDIGGEVRLSKLKGRLVVLYFYPKDDTSGCTQEAKDFSCLAGEFAAAGADVIGISPDSPKSHQKFKTKHDLSVRLLADEQKETAIAYGVWVEKSMYGRKYMGVERSTFLIDKSGKLLRSWRKVRVPGHAEEVLETVKALKS; via the coding sequence ATGATCGAGGATGGAAAGAAGGCCCCTGATTTTAGCTTGCCTGATGACATCGGTGGAGAGGTTCGGCTTTCCAAATTGAAGGGCCGCCTGGTCGTCCTGTATTTCTATCCGAAGGACGACACTTCGGGTTGTACGCAGGAGGCAAAAGACTTCTCCTGCCTCGCCGGGGAATTCGCCGCCGCCGGAGCCGACGTCATCGGCATCTCTCCCGATAGCCCAAAGAGCCATCAGAAATTCAAAACCAAACATGACCTGTCGGTCCGGCTGCTCGCCGACGAGCAGAAGGAGACCGCGATCGCCTATGGCGTTTGGGTCGAGAAATCGATGTACGGCCGGAAATACATGGGCGTCGAACGATCGACCTTTCTCATCGACAAATCGGGAAAACTTCTCCGCAGCTGGCGCAAAGTCCGCGTTCCGGGGCATGCCGAAGAGGTCCTGGAGACGGTTAAAGCGCTCAAATCCTGA